A genome region from Nocardiopsis exhalans includes the following:
- the trxA gene encoding thioredoxin has translation MSTVKNATDATFKADVLENSKPVLVDFWADWCGPCKQMAPVLDKLAEEHGDKIDVVKINTDQNPDTPRAYNVMSLPTMNVYKDGEVVKQIIGAKPKRLLEQELAEFL, from the coding sequence GTGTCCACCGTCAAGAACGCCACCGACGCCACTTTCAAGGCGGACGTCCTCGAGAACAGCAAGCCGGTCCTGGTGGACTTCTGGGCCGACTGGTGCGGCCCCTGCAAGCAGATGGCCCCGGTCCTGGACAAGCTCGCCGAGGAGCACGGCGACAAGATCGATGTCGTCAAGATCAACACCGACCAGAACCCCGACACCCCCCGCGCGTACAACGTCATGTCGCTGCCGACCATGAACGTGTACAAGGACGGCGAGGTCGTCAAGCAGATCATCGGCGCCAAGCCGAAGCGTCTCCTGGAGCAGGAGCTCGCCGAGTTCCTGTAG
- the trxB gene encoding thioredoxin-disulfide reductase, with translation MSDVRNVIIIGSGPAGYTAAVYAARAELRPLVFEGSITAGGALMNTTDVENFPGFPDGIMGPDLMDNLRKQAERFGAELVPEDVTDVDLTKPVKEVTAGGETFLAHTVILATGSGYRELGIPGEKELSGRGTSWCATCDGFFFRDQDIAVAGGGDTAMEEALFLTRFAKSVTVIHRRDELRASKIMAERAFANDKITFLWDTEITEVIGEDRVSGLKLINNKTNETSTLDVTGLFVAIGHDPRVELFQKQIELDEEGYVKVDAPSTRTNLEGVFAAGDVVDHQYRQAITAAGTGCSAALDAERFLAEMGN, from the coding sequence GTGAGTGACGTCCGCAATGTCATCATCATCGGTTCCGGACCGGCGGGTTACACCGCTGCCGTGTACGCCGCGCGCGCGGAACTGCGCCCGCTGGTGTTCGAAGGGTCCATCACGGCCGGTGGTGCGCTCATGAACACCACCGACGTCGAGAACTTCCCCGGGTTCCCGGACGGGATCATGGGCCCGGACCTCATGGACAACCTGCGCAAGCAGGCGGAGCGCTTCGGCGCCGAGCTGGTCCCCGAGGACGTCACCGACGTGGACCTGACCAAGCCGGTCAAGGAGGTCACCGCGGGCGGTGAGACCTTCCTCGCGCACACCGTCATCCTGGCCACCGGCTCCGGCTACCGCGAGCTGGGCATCCCCGGCGAGAAGGAACTGTCCGGCCGGGGTACCTCCTGGTGCGCCACCTGCGACGGCTTCTTCTTCCGCGACCAGGACATCGCGGTGGCGGGCGGCGGCGACACCGCCATGGAGGAGGCCCTCTTCCTCACCCGCTTCGCCAAGTCGGTGACGGTCATCCACCGCCGTGACGAGCTGCGCGCCAGCAAGATCATGGCCGAGCGCGCCTTCGCCAACGACAAGATCACCTTCCTCTGGGACACCGAGATCACCGAGGTCATCGGAGAGGACCGCGTCAGCGGGCTCAAGCTGATCAACAACAAGACCAACGAGACCAGCACCCTGGACGTGACCGGTCTGTTCGTCGCGATCGGCCACGACCCGCGCGTGGAGCTCTTCCAGAAGCAGATCGAGCTCGACGAGGAGGGTTACGTGAAGGTGGACGCACCGTCCACGCGGACCAACCTCGAGGGCGTCTTCGCCGCGGGCGACGTGGTCGACCACCAGTACCGCCAAGCGATCACCGCCGCGGGCACCGGCTGCTCCGCCGCGTTGGACGCCGAGCGCTTCCTCGCCGAGATGGGCAACTAG
- a CDS encoding sensor histidine kinase, producing MPDHSGSPDRSGRQAVIIDVLLGFAVFAVVAIAIGADIGGGDPHPAVAYGFAAALGLLMLVRRRWPMSVLLATSLLLITYYVVDLPVIGLAVPMAAALYSAASFGRTSWTVGAAVALVIVSTSSRALEGQDLAFLLGYELASTAAIMGAAIALGDGAKQRREGARQRERIAELDRQAREAESAERLARERARIARDLHDAVGHHLSVVSLHTAVAGEALEQGAVDLPAARTELEHVAQAAREGLRDLRSTVRALRGPGSGGGAGGGLEQVAGLAHLAELVASVRAAGLAVEVRGNAVGEGSQVLSGLPGLVDATAYRVVQEALTNTIRHARARGAVVLIERAEDALEVTVTDDGTAAPTDEHGKGTGLAGMRERVRMVEGTLETGAAPGGGFRVRARIPLGGDA from the coding sequence ATGCCCGACCACTCCGGCTCCCCCGATCGTTCTGGCCGCCAGGCCGTCATCATCGACGTGCTGCTGGGGTTCGCCGTCTTCGCCGTGGTGGCGATCGCGATCGGCGCGGATATCGGCGGCGGTGACCCCCACCCGGCGGTGGCGTACGGGTTCGCGGCGGCCCTCGGCCTGCTCATGCTGGTTCGGCGCAGGTGGCCCATGAGCGTTCTCCTGGCCACTTCGCTGCTCCTGATCACCTACTACGTCGTGGACCTCCCCGTCATCGGCCTGGCAGTCCCCATGGCGGCCGCCCTGTACTCCGCGGCCTCCTTCGGCCGCACTTCGTGGACGGTGGGAGCGGCAGTTGCACTGGTGATCGTCTCCACATCGAGCAGGGCGCTGGAGGGTCAGGACCTCGCCTTCCTCCTCGGATACGAACTGGCGTCGACAGCAGCGATCATGGGGGCGGCGATCGCCCTCGGGGACGGGGCGAAGCAGCGCCGGGAGGGTGCCCGCCAACGCGAGCGCATCGCGGAACTGGACCGTCAGGCCCGGGAAGCGGAGTCGGCCGAACGCCTGGCCCGTGAGCGCGCCCGGATCGCCCGGGACCTGCACGACGCGGTCGGCCACCACCTGTCGGTCGTGTCCCTGCACACCGCGGTGGCCGGGGAAGCCCTGGAGCAGGGCGCGGTGGACCTGCCCGCGGCCCGCACGGAGCTGGAGCACGTCGCCCAAGCCGCCCGGGAAGGGCTGCGCGATCTGCGCTCGACGGTGCGCGCGCTGCGCGGCCCCGGGAGCGGGGGAGGGGCCGGTGGAGGACTGGAACAGGTCGCGGGCCTGGCCCACCTGGCGGAGCTGGTGGCCTCGGTTCGGGCCGCCGGCCTGGCCGTCGAGGTGAGGGGGAACGCTGTCGGGGAGGGTTCCCAGGTGCTGTCGGGGCTGCCGGGGCTGGTCGACGCGACCGCCTACCGCGTGGTCCAGGAGGCTCTCACCAACACCATCCGGCATGCGCGGGCCCGCGGCGCCGTGGTGCTGATCGAACGTGCGGAGGACGCGCTCGAGGTGACGGTCACCGATGACGGGACGGCCGCCCCCACCGATGAACACGGCAAGGGCACGGGACTGGCCGGGATGCGCGAGAGGGTACGGATGGTGGAGGGAACACTGGAGACGGGAGCCGCCCCCGGCGGCGGGTTCCGCGTGCGCGCCCGGATCCCCCTCGGAGGTGACGCGTGA
- a CDS encoding response regulator, whose product MTRVLLVDDQELVRAGVRSLLERDGDIEVVAEAADGRQALAEIDRFRPEVVLLDLQMPAVDGLDVLQELERRRVDTSGRRHVDIRVVVLTTFGEDDNVFAALRLGAAGFLLKDAKPRELREAVRTVAAGDALLSPGVTRSVIERLAATALPPGAAARLDVLTDREREVLALVGRGMSNQEIGGHLHLSPATARTHVGRLLAKLGVRDRVGLVVLAYETGLVRPGNG is encoded by the coding sequence GTGACCAGGGTCCTGCTCGTGGACGACCAGGAGCTCGTGCGCGCCGGGGTCCGTTCGCTGCTGGAACGGGACGGCGACATCGAGGTGGTGGCCGAGGCCGCCGACGGCCGCCAGGCGTTGGCGGAAATCGACCGCTTCCGACCGGAGGTGGTCCTGCTCGACCTCCAGATGCCCGCCGTGGACGGTCTCGACGTCCTGCAAGAACTGGAACGTCGACGTGTCGACACGTCGGGGCGCCGACATGTCGACATCCGGGTCGTCGTCCTCACCACCTTCGGCGAGGACGACAACGTGTTCGCCGCGCTGCGACTGGGCGCGGCCGGGTTCCTGCTCAAGGACGCCAAACCCCGCGAGCTCAGGGAAGCGGTCCGCACGGTCGCGGCCGGGGACGCCCTGCTCTCACCCGGGGTGACCCGGAGCGTGATCGAACGCCTGGCCGCCACCGCGCTCCCGCCCGGGGCCGCCGCCCGCCTGGACGTCCTCACCGATCGTGAACGCGAGGTCCTCGCCCTGGTCGGCCGCGGGATGTCCAACCAGGAGATCGGCGGGCACCTTCACCTGAGCCCGGCCACCGCCCGCACCCATGTGGGCCGCCTGCTCGCCAAACTCGGCGTCCGCGACCGCGTGGGGCTGGTGGTGCTGGCTTATGAGACAGGGTTGGTCCGCCCGGGAAACGGTTGA
- the sigM gene encoding RNA polymerase sigma factor SigM encodes MDASQELPDKELLSRHAQGDEQAFAVLVRRHRERLWAVAIRMMGEPEEASDALQDAFLSAFRAADRFRGDAQVTTWLHRIVVNACHDRLRRRKVRPATPTEDETLDVISNERLSRSGGGHDHAAQTEARLDVHAALELLPLEQRMALTLVDMLGYRVDEAAEILEVASGTVKSRCARGRAKLLPSLAHLRNPGPPRDVTSGRGGANPS; translated from the coding sequence ATGGACGCGTCCCAGGAGCTTCCTGACAAGGAGCTGTTGTCAAGACACGCTCAGGGTGACGAGCAGGCGTTCGCGGTACTGGTTCGCCGCCACCGTGAGCGCCTGTGGGCTGTCGCCATCCGGATGATGGGCGAGCCGGAGGAAGCTTCGGACGCCCTCCAGGACGCGTTCCTGTCCGCGTTCCGCGCAGCCGACCGCTTCCGGGGCGACGCCCAGGTCACGACATGGCTGCATCGCATCGTGGTCAACGCCTGCCACGACCGCCTCAGACGGCGCAAGGTGCGCCCGGCCACCCCGACCGAGGACGAGACCCTCGACGTCATCTCCAACGAACGCCTGAGCCGTTCAGGGGGCGGCCACGACCACGCGGCGCAGACCGAGGCCCGCCTGGACGTGCACGCCGCCCTGGAGCTCCTACCGTTGGAACAGCGCATGGCGTTGACCCTCGTGGACATGCTCGGCTACCGGGTGGACGAGGCCGCCGAAATCCTCGAGGTCGCCTCGGGCACGGTCAAGAGCAGATGTGCTCGAGGTCGCGCCAAACTTCTTCCCTCGCTGGCCCATCTAAGGAACCCTGGGCCGCCCCGAGACGTCACATCTGGGAGAGGAGGTGCCAACCCATCGTGA
- a CDS encoding protein kinase family protein has translation MSTFLIEPGAKLANRYRLDHVVSETGGATRWKATDETLARPVAVWTFAEGFPRTSEVVRAARATSRIPDARVTQVFDADDTSPVPYVVEEWVIGSSLADLLAQGPMEPERAAGLVAEAAEAISAAHAQGLHHLCLSPSKLMWSSGGAVKVTGIGVDAALLGNNVPQPGAIDAQGLGNLLYAALTGYWPGGPQSGLPGAPQGPMGPYPPGQLRQGVSEPLASITTRAALPQLVGQMVPGPPISSPAEFCSAMAAVPRLIPLPVSPAETAQQPEPGTSRRTGEFDATNSQRRSSRNGSAPARSNGARPAPSRMDQRATRDKGGSAKRILIGAVAVALFAAVVVGAWQVGSSFNPGSDEAVDPSASTTEDEPDGAELTVFDINGARGFDPMPNGDGDEHSQNAHLAFDDDPNSSWRTQGYWDPLEMQKEGVGLLLDLESSRQVHEVDLLLSGGTHSVDIRVGDSDEVSDQESLDANLPTAWSGSVSGEETLTLEESATGRYVLVWFTELPENDGEWRGTINEVEVRGT, from the coding sequence ATGAGCACCTTCCTGATCGAACCCGGGGCGAAGCTGGCCAACCGCTACCGACTCGACCACGTGGTGAGCGAGACCGGTGGTGCGACCCGGTGGAAGGCCACCGACGAGACGCTCGCGCGTCCGGTCGCGGTATGGACCTTCGCCGAAGGATTCCCGCGCACGTCAGAGGTGGTCCGCGCGGCCCGGGCCACGAGCCGTATCCCGGACGCCCGCGTCACCCAGGTCTTCGACGCCGACGACACCTCACCCGTCCCCTACGTCGTCGAGGAATGGGTCATCGGCTCCTCCCTCGCCGACCTCCTGGCACAGGGACCGATGGAGCCCGAGCGCGCGGCGGGCCTGGTCGCCGAGGCGGCCGAGGCCATCTCCGCCGCGCACGCCCAGGGACTCCACCACCTGTGCCTGTCCCCCAGCAAGCTCATGTGGAGCAGCGGCGGAGCGGTCAAGGTCACCGGTATCGGCGTGGACGCCGCGCTGCTGGGGAACAACGTCCCCCAGCCCGGCGCGATCGACGCCCAGGGCCTGGGCAACCTGCTCTACGCGGCGCTCACCGGCTACTGGCCCGGCGGTCCGCAGAGCGGTCTGCCCGGCGCCCCGCAGGGGCCCATGGGCCCCTACCCGCCCGGCCAGCTCCGGCAGGGCGTGAGCGAGCCCCTGGCCTCCATCACCACCCGCGCGGCACTGCCGCAGCTGGTCGGTCAGATGGTGCCCGGACCGCCCATCTCCAGCCCCGCCGAGTTCTGCTCGGCCATGGCCGCGGTGCCGCGACTCATCCCGCTGCCGGTCTCCCCCGCGGAGACCGCGCAGCAGCCCGAGCCCGGCACCTCCCGGCGCACGGGCGAGTTCGACGCCACCAACAGCCAGCGGCGCAGCAGCCGCAACGGTTCGGCTCCGGCCCGGAGCAACGGCGCCCGACCGGCGCCCTCCCGCATGGACCAGCGGGCCACCCGCGACAAGGGCGGTTCGGCCAAACGGATCCTGATCGGTGCGGTGGCGGTGGCACTGTTCGCCGCCGTCGTCGTCGGGGCCTGGCAGGTCGGATCGTCGTTCAACCCCGGCTCGGACGAGGCCGTCGACCCGAGTGCCAGCACGACCGAGGACGAGCCGGACGGCGCGGAGTTGACGGTCTTCGACATCAACGGGGCCCGGGGCTTCGACCCGATGCCGAACGGCGACGGTGACGAGCACTCCCAGAACGCCCACCTCGCCTTCGACGACGACCCGAACAGCAGCTGGAGGACCCAGGGCTACTGGGACCCCCTGGAGATGCAGAAGGAGGGCGTCGGCCTTCTGCTGGACCTGGAGTCCAGCCGGCAGGTCCACGAGGTGGACCTGCTGCTCTCCGGTGGAACTCACAGCGTGGATATCCGGGTCGGGGACAGCGACGAGGTCAGCGATCAGGAAAGCCTGGACGCCAACCTCCCGACCGCGTGGTCGGGCAGCGTCAGCGGTGAAGAGACCCTCACCCTCGAGGAGAGCGCGACCGGACGGTACGTCCTGGTCTGGTTCACCGAGCTCCCGGAGAACGACGGAGAATGGCGTGGGACCATTAACGAGGTCGAGGTACGCGGGACCTAG
- the murJ gene encoding murein biosynthesis integral membrane protein MurJ, with protein sequence MSSDHPRQHADGPEPGPEQPPEDSSRRHLVMPGDVLDAYERSEPRSEPETGLKTVRDPSEIGDVGTADRAGLEDGDEIGGSSHTGPGNIAKSTAIMAVGTIASRVTGFVRTIVLAAAIGTQLLGDAYQTAGMVPYMIYDLLIGGLLASVFVPFLVKRRKLDADGGNKTEQRLVTLMLLALFVLTLVSVLIAEWFIRIYAGGFSGAQYDVSVVLARYLVLQIFFIGASGLASAMLNARNKFGAPMWAPVVNNIVIIGICLWFLSIAGPGRTPETVTQSELALLGLGTALGQVVQAAVLLWALWAAGFRWRPRLDLRGSGLGEAAGAASWMMLYIVVAQVGALVSTNVATRAGSMSAELGYDTGSGIAAYKFASMLFQLPYAIIAVSVITALLPRMSEHVAAGRKDQVRSDFSRGFRLSSVLIVPIAVAMIVFAVPFCVMIYAQGSTSAEDAAAIGRILMVFCVMLIPFTLFQLQMRVFYALGDTRTPALVSIPSEIAHAVTAISLLYFMADSPQHIVVWLPVPYGLYYIVGSVIMWYMLHKRLNGLDGRKTASTLFKLHVATIPAAAFSVLMIVVFNGLPGDLWPALASMVAGGLVGAVLFVVAAKFLNVTEVTSFLDLVRTRLRRR encoded by the coding sequence GTGTCCAGCGATCACCCCCGTCAGCACGCCGACGGTCCGGAGCCCGGACCGGAGCAACCCCCTGAGGATTCCTCCAGACGTCACCTGGTGATGCCCGGGGACGTCCTCGACGCCTACGAGCGTTCCGAGCCCCGGAGCGAACCGGAGACCGGCCTGAAGACGGTCCGGGACCCGAGCGAGATCGGTGACGTGGGTACCGCGGACCGCGCGGGCCTGGAGGACGGCGACGAGATCGGTGGTTCGTCCCACACCGGTCCGGGCAACATCGCGAAGTCGACCGCGATCATGGCGGTGGGCACGATCGCCTCCCGTGTCACGGGCTTCGTCCGCACCATCGTGCTGGCGGCGGCGATCGGCACCCAGCTGCTGGGTGACGCCTACCAGACCGCCGGCATGGTCCCGTACATGATCTACGACCTGCTCATCGGCGGGTTGCTGGCCAGTGTGTTCGTGCCGTTCCTGGTCAAGCGGCGCAAGCTGGACGCCGACGGCGGGAACAAGACCGAGCAGCGCCTGGTGACCCTGATGCTGCTGGCGCTGTTCGTGCTGACCCTGGTGTCGGTGCTGATCGCCGAGTGGTTCATCCGGATCTACGCGGGCGGGTTCAGCGGGGCGCAGTACGACGTCTCCGTCGTCCTGGCCCGGTACCTGGTGCTCCAGATCTTCTTCATCGGTGCCAGCGGTCTGGCCAGCGCGATGCTGAACGCGCGCAACAAGTTCGGCGCTCCCATGTGGGCGCCGGTCGTGAACAACATCGTCATCATCGGCATCTGCCTGTGGTTCCTGTCCATCGCCGGGCCGGGACGCACGCCGGAGACCGTGACCCAGAGCGAGCTGGCCCTGTTGGGCCTGGGTACCGCGCTCGGCCAGGTCGTCCAGGCGGCCGTGCTGCTGTGGGCGCTGTGGGCCGCGGGCTTCCGCTGGCGCCCCCGCCTGGACCTGCGCGGTTCCGGGCTGGGCGAGGCAGCCGGTGCGGCCTCGTGGATGATGCTCTACATCGTCGTCGCCCAGGTGGGCGCGCTCGTCTCCACCAACGTCGCCACGCGCGCGGGTTCGATGTCCGCCGAGCTCGGCTACGACACGGGTTCGGGTATCGCGGCGTACAAGTTCGCCTCGATGCTCTTCCAGCTGCCGTACGCGATCATCGCCGTCTCGGTGATCACTGCCCTGCTGCCCCGGATGAGCGAACACGTCGCGGCCGGGCGCAAGGACCAGGTGCGCAGCGACTTCTCCCGCGGCTTCCGCCTGTCGTCGGTGCTGATCGTGCCGATCGCGGTGGCGATGATCGTCTTCGCGGTCCCCTTCTGCGTGATGATCTACGCGCAGGGCAGCACCAGCGCCGAGGACGCGGCCGCGATCGGTCGCATCCTGATGGTCTTCTGCGTGATGTTGATCCCCTTCACGCTGTTCCAGCTGCAGATGCGCGTGTTCTACGCGCTGGGCGACACGCGTACCCCGGCCCTGGTCTCGATCCCCTCCGAGATCGCCCACGCGGTGACCGCGATCAGCCTGCTGTACTTCATGGCCGACAGCCCGCAGCACATCGTGGTGTGGCTGCCGGTGCCGTACGGGCTCTACTACATCGTGGGCTCGGTGATCATGTGGTACATGCTGCACAAGAGGCTGAACGGGCTGGACGGCCGCAAGACCGCGTCAACCCTGTTCAAGCTGCACGTGGCCACCATCCCGGCGGCCGCGTTCAGCGTGCTGATGATCGTCGTCTTCAACGGTCTGCCGGGGGATCTGTGGCCCGCCCTCGCGTCGATGGTGGCCGGAGGACTGGTCGGTGCCGTACTGTTCGTGGTTGCCGCCAAGTTCCTTAATGTGACCGAAGTCACATCGTTCCTGGATTTGGTCAGAACCCGGCTGCGACGCCGCTGA
- the murJ gene encoding murein biosynthesis integral membrane protein MurJ: MVTDSPNGDEQPPRYAPKHRRSPYEGAMPGESPLRPSGGPAPSFEEGELPAPASGSGSGPEPGSDSDSAPGSDSGSGGMMRSSMIMAVGTMASRITGFARTIVLAAAIGTHLLGDAYHTAHTIPFILNDLLIGGLMASVVIPFLVKRRKRDADGGKATEDRLFTSMVLALLLVTGAAIAAAEVLIWLYGSRFTPLQFEASVYLARFLLSQIFFVGLSGLLSAMLNTRGKFGAAVWAPVLNNVVIMGVAAMFLVVAGPGRTPETVTTAELTLLGAGTAAGMALQALVLFVALTRTGYRWRPRLDLRGSGLGEAMRTAGWMMLYTLLTQAGLWITTNIANAANVASIEQGLDVGAGISAYNLAYQLFQLPYAIIAVSLITVLLPRMSAHADDRDWEAVRSDFSRTLRISAFVLVPIAFAVAMFAEPLSILAFARGSVSIADAAAIGQILAVMSLGMLPFTVFQLMLRVFFAMGDTRTPALIGAANLAVHSGLALVAYLLLPPNLVVVGVASGFMVSFLSGLTIAGQILSRRIGGLDGKHVIGTLLRLHLAVVPSIAAGFGVLWFFDTQVGPGLITYIGAPVVGCVAGALLFLVSARLLRVPELSAAVELIRGRLRR; this comes from the coding sequence GTGGTCACCGACTCCCCGAACGGCGACGAGCAGCCCCCTCGTTACGCGCCCAAGCACCGCAGGTCCCCCTACGAGGGCGCCATGCCGGGTGAGAGCCCTCTCCGCCCCTCCGGCGGACCCGCCCCCTCCTTCGAGGAGGGCGAGCTCCCCGCCCCCGCGTCAGGCAGCGGATCCGGACCCGAACCGGGCTCCGACTCCGACTCAGCCCCCGGGTCCGACTCCGGGTCCGGCGGGATGATGCGCTCCAGCATGATCATGGCCGTGGGCACCATGGCCTCCCGCATCACCGGCTTCGCCCGCACCATCGTGCTGGCCGCCGCCATCGGCACCCACCTGCTCGGTGACGCCTACCACACGGCGCACACGATCCCCTTCATCCTGAACGACCTGCTCATCGGCGGCCTGATGGCCTCCGTGGTCATCCCGTTCCTGGTCAAGCGGCGCAAGCGGGACGCGGACGGCGGCAAGGCCACCGAGGACCGCCTGTTCACCTCGATGGTGCTGGCGCTGCTGCTGGTGACCGGGGCCGCGATCGCGGCCGCCGAGGTCCTCATCTGGCTGTACGGATCCCGGTTCACCCCGTTGCAGTTCGAGGCCTCGGTCTATCTGGCCCGTTTCCTGCTCTCCCAGATCTTCTTCGTGGGTCTGAGCGGTCTGCTGAGCGCCATGCTCAACACGCGCGGCAAGTTCGGCGCCGCGGTCTGGGCACCGGTGCTCAACAACGTCGTCATCATGGGCGTGGCCGCGATGTTCCTGGTCGTGGCGGGCCCGGGCCGCACCCCGGAGACCGTCACCACCGCCGAGCTCACCCTGCTGGGCGCGGGCACCGCGGCGGGCATGGCCCTGCAGGCGCTGGTGCTGTTCGTCGCGCTCACCCGCACCGGCTACCGCTGGCGCCCCCGCCTGGACCTGCGCGGATCCGGGCTGGGCGAGGCGATGCGCACCGCCGGGTGGATGATGCTCTACACCCTGCTGACCCAGGCGGGCCTGTGGATCACCACCAACATCGCCAACGCGGCGAACGTGGCCAGCATCGAGCAGGGCCTGGACGTCGGTGCCGGTATCAGCGCCTACAACCTGGCGTACCAGCTCTTCCAGCTGCCCTACGCGATCATCGCGGTCTCCCTGATCACCGTGCTGCTGCCCCGGATGAGCGCGCACGCCGACGACCGCGACTGGGAGGCCGTCCGCTCGGACTTCTCCCGCACCCTGCGGATCTCCGCGTTCGTGCTGGTTCCGATCGCCTTCGCGGTCGCGATGTTCGCCGAGCCGCTGTCGATCCTGGCGTTCGCCCGCGGATCGGTCTCGATCGCCGACGCGGCCGCCATCGGCCAGATCCTCGCCGTGATGTCGCTCGGCATGCTGCCGTTCACCGTGTTCCAGCTGATGCTGCGCGTGTTCTTCGCCATGGGTGACACCAGGACCCCCGCCCTCATCGGCGCGGCCAACCTCGCTGTTCACAGCGGTCTGGCCCTGGTCGCCTACCTGCTCCTGCCGCCGAACCTGGTCGTGGTCGGCGTGGCTTCGGGCTTCATGGTGTCGTTCCTGTCGGGCCTGACCATCGCTGGTCAGATCCTCAGCCGGCGCATCGGGGGACTTGACGGAAAGCACGTGATTGGCACATTGTTGCGCCTGCACCTGGCCGTCGTTCCCAGCATCGCGGCTGGCTTCGGTGTGCTCTGGTTCTTCGACACCCAGGTCGGGCCCGGCCTCATCACCTACATCGGTGCTCCCGTCGTCGGATGCGTCGCCGGCGCGCTGCTCTTCCTCGTGTCCGCCCGTCTGCTGCGCGTGCCCGAGCTGAGCGCCGCCGTGGAACTCATCCGCGGCCGCCTGCGTCGTTAG